gccacattttcggggggacttccagTGGGATGGATTTCAAGTGCCCTCTCGGAATTTGGTcccgattaaaggaggtgccggatcagttgccggaaaaccggtggtggacctgtacaactAACTATAACGTTAAGGATATATAGACGGCCCAGTGGGTAGAGTcaccacctcacagcgccagagatccgggttcgatcctgcattgtaaaggatgctgtctgtgtggagtttgcacgctcgacctgtgaccgcgtgggtttcctccgggtgctctggtttcctcccacatcccaaagacgtgcgggtttgtaggttaattggcttctgtaaattgtccctagtgtgtagatagtcgatgagaacaatagacaatagacaataggtgcaggagtaggccattcggcccttcgagccagcaccgccattcaatgtgatcatggctgatcatccccaatcagtaccccgttcctgccttctccccatatcccctgactccgctacctttaagagccccatctagctctctcttgaaagcatccagagaaccggcctccaccgccctctgaggcagagaattccacagactcacaactctctgtgagaaaaagtgtttcctcgtctccgttctaaatggccgaccccttattcttaaactatgtgtgtggcccctggttctggactcccccaacatcgggaacatgtttcctgtctctagtgtgtccaagcccttaacaatcttatatgatagtaataatttatttgtcattcgaaCATATAAGTATACATTTGAATGAAATGTCATTTGTCACGGGGCTGAGGTGGAAGGTGCTTAGTGGTTTATATTGATGTCAGGTGCgagtgcattgtgtgtgtgtgtgttttaggtgaggtgtctgtgtgtgtctgttggTGCTGGCGTTGATGCCCCAGTACTTCATACCGAACTGCAGAGGGGCAAAGAGTccatgggagggggtgggaggagtcCTTTACAATGCTGGAGGCTTGTCGGAGGCATCTTTTGTTGAAAGTGTCCACAAAATGGATGGGAGAGGCTTCCCCGATGATATTCTCCGAATATAAATGTGTGTATATGCTGAATattattgtgtggagtttgcacgttctccccgtgaccctcgtgggttttctccgggtgctccggtttcctcccacactcccaaagacgtgcgggtttgtatgttaattggcttatgtaaattgtccccagtgcgtgtagaatggcgttcagggcctgtcccaacgTGGGCGTCATATGCGCGTCAGGCagatggcacgcgaagattttgcacatcccaaaatcctggggcgccgcgagcgactgcgcgtcactgcctacgtcaccacgcaccatcacGTGTCGAGATGCGGAAATGATgtggcgtaaatgacgcgcaaatgacgcccgtgtgggacaggcccttcaaggcCCCCGAGTGTgtggggaatcactggtcggcgcggactcgctgaGGCCGGcgtggcccgtttctgcgctgtatctctcagctCCAAACTCCGCCATTCCACACTCTGCCTGCAGTTTGATGAGCAAACGGCCAGCGTCAGCGAAGCGAATAATCAGTGTCAGCGGTCGGTAACGCGGCCAGCTTGAGACTCACGAGCTTCTGTTCCTGTGGGGCAAACAGCCCACAGACAGGCAGAGGGATCTATCAGTTCCCTCCTCCATTCCCCATGTCCCGAACCAATTCTTATCCTTCAGGGCTTCCCGTCTGTCCCATCTAATATTCCAACCACATTACTGGTGGATTGACCTATGACACACGCTGTTAATATGTCAGCCTGCGTCCGgcaggcatgaacgttgaattctcccagttttgctagcccttgctgtctcctccccttccttaaccctcgagctgtctcctcccatcccccccgccctcgggctcctcctcctccctttttccttccttctcccccccccccccccccaccccctatcagtctgaagaagggtatcggcccgaaacgtcacctatttccttcgctccatagatgctgctgcacccgctgagtttctccagtatttttgtgtaccttcgattttccagcatctgcagttccttcttgaacactgttaatatgtcagttgagtttattgtcacgtgtactgaggtacagtgaaaagcttttgttgcgtggtaaccagtcagcggaaagacaatacatgattacaatcgagccgtccacagtgtacagatacaggataagggaataacgtttagcgcaaggtaaagccagcaaagtccgattaaagatagtccgatagtcaccaatgaggtagatagtagttcagcgctgctctctggttgtggtagggtggttcagctgcctgataacagctgggaagaaactgcccctgaatctggagtaggaagacaaaagtgctggagaaactcagcgggtgaggcagcatctatggagcaaaggaaataggcaacgtttcgggccgaaacccttcttcagaatcatggaggtgtgcgttttcacacttctgtacctcttgccggatgggagaggggagaagagggagtggcccgggtgcgactggtccttgattgtgctgctggccttgccgaggcatcgtGAGGTGTGCagctcagttgagtttattgtcacgtgtaccgaggtacagtgaaaagctttttgttgcgcgctaaccagtcagcggaaagacaatacatgattacaatcgagccgttcacagtgtacagatactggataaagggaataacgtttagtgcaaggtgaagccagcaaagtctgatcaaagatagtccaagggtcatcaaaaagTGGTAGATAGTACGAAGTACGATagtatgaagggtttcggcccgaaacgtcgcctatttccttcgctccatagatgctgctgcacccgctgagtttctccagcaattttgtgtaccttctgaggtagatagtagttggaTTGTGTGGCCAGTTACCTCACTGTTGATTCACGCTAaacatgtgtgtaggaaggaactgcagatgctggagtaactcagcgggacaggcagcatctctggagagaaggaatgggtgacgtttcggcttccgaaacgtcacccattccttctctccagagatgctgcctgtcccgctgagttactccagcactttgcgtccatcCCTGCCATTCACAATGCCGCTCGTAGatgtagctctgagggctaacggaatcaaggaatatgggggagaaggcaggaacggggtactgattgtggatgatcagccgtgatcacattgaatggcggcgctggctcgaagggccgaatggccaactcctgcaactatttttccaTGTTGCTATGTATGTTCTCTCTCTAGGAACAGCTTTCCCAAAGTGAAACtggtttagggggggggggggggggggggggggggggaggcctctAGTTTTGACTTGGGCCTCCCATTCTCCCAAAGGGAATTCCTCCGATAGACATTCCCTCTCCCGACATCTGTTTATATCACGATCAAAAATGTTATTACTCGAGAACTGCTCCCTTTATTTTGCGTCCAAACGACGGGAGTCTTTGTTTAGTTTTCTGTCAGGCTCTTCTGGTGAAGTTGCAGAGGCCTGGCCTTAAGGCTCTCAGCAATCTGCCTGCCTTTGCCTCACTGGCCCAGGCGGTTGGCACACTGCCAGGAGGAGATGCATCagcttttttttacacacagcccATGGTGGCCCAAGATTCGGACCTCGGCTTTTCACCCAGGGCCAACGCTGCACTGTATATttcatagacaatatacaataggtgcaggagtaggccattcggcccttcgagccagcaccgccattcaatatgatcatggctgatcatccaactcagtatcccgtacctgccttctctccataccccctgatccctttagccacaagggccacatctaactccctcttaaatatagccaatgaactggcctcgactaccctctgtggcagagagttccagagattcaccactctctgtgtgaaaaaagttcttgtcatctcggttttaaaggatttcccccttatccttaagctgtgaccccatgtcctggacttccccaacatcgggagcaatcttcctgcatctagcctgtccaaccccttaagaattttgtaagtttctataagatcccctctcaatctcctaaattctagagagtataaaccaagtctatccagtctttcttcataagacagtcctgacatcccaggaatcagtctggtgaaccttctctgctctccctctatggcaataatgtccttcctcagatttggataccaaaactgtacgcaatactccaggtgtggtctcaccaagaccctgtacaactgcagtagaacccccctgctcctatactcaaatccttttgctatgaaagctaacataccattcgctttcttcactgcctgctgcacctgcatgcctactttcaatgactggtgtaccatgacacccaggtctcgctgcatctccccttttcctagtcggccaccatttagataacatggctgatctatctttccctctcaaccccattctcctgccttctccccataacccctgacacccgtactaatcaagaatctatccatctctgccttagaaataccattgacgtggcctccacagccgtctgtggcaatgaatcccacagattcaccaccctctgactaaagaaattcctcctcatctcctatctaaaggaacgtcctttaattctgaggctgtgccctctgatcctagactctcccactagtggaaacatcctctccacatccactccatccaggcctccaTTGTGGGATTGTTTAAACAGAATACCCAAGGCTTGGTTTAACACACGTCAGTGCGATAAGCCTTTGGAAGATTCACCACTGGCAACTTGCCTTTTTACAATCCTCGACTAAAACAAAGTGTAACTGTAATGTGCACTGCGCCATGGCACAttgtcaggaaggaactgcagatgctggtttaagccgaagacagacacaaaaagctggagtaactgttcGATCTCGCCCTCTGCTTCAAGACCAAGGCCGTCTGTCGCCATCTGGTGGCAGAGCAGAGCCGTGATTGTAAATAAACCAACATGGACCAAGCGCACGTCAtgctcataggagcagaattagaccattcggcccatcaagtctactccaccattcaatgacgactgatctatctctccctccaaaccccattctcctgccttctccccataacccctgacacccgttctaatcaagaatctatccatctctgccttaaaaaatgagcatctgtggagaacatggataggtgacgtttcacagagtgctggagtaactcagcgggtcaggcagcatctgtggagaacatggataggtgacgtttcacagagtgctggagtaacagcgggtcaggcagcatctgtggagaacatggataggtgacgtttcacagagtgctgtagtaactcagcgggtcaggcagcatctgtggagaacatggataggcgacgtttcacagagtgctgtagtaactcagcgggtcaggcagcatctgtggagaacatggataggtgacgtttcacagagtgctgtagtaactcagcgggccaggcagcatctgtggagaatggggatggctgacgtttccggtcggtctgcagaagggtccccgcCCGAATCATCGGCGACATGTGCTCCCCggagactccagcactttgtgtcctttttagaaAAATTCAAACCAGGATGTCTgattgtgtggcacggtggcgcagcgggtagtgtcgctgcctcacagcgccagagacccgggttcaatcctgactacgggtgctgtctgtacggagtttgtacgttctccccgtgacctgcgtgggttttctccgggtgctccggtttcctcccacactccaaagaagtacaggtttgtaggttaattggctttggtgaaaataagcgagttcggtattccgaaaaacgcaaggaatcatgggatttgtcaaaggtcactcgctataaagaagAATCGAACGGAGTGCTATAGATACAGTGAGTGTAGTTTGGGtcagattttttttgtcttttttcaagCTTGTAGTTGTCAGGGGGCAGATAGaggggagttgctgcctcacagcaccagagacccaggttcaatcctgactacgggtgctgtctgtacggagtttgtacgttctccctgtgacccatgtgggttttctccgggtgctctggttttcatcccacactctaaagacgcacGATTTGCAGGTTGATTGACATCGGTAATAAGGTCAATCGTCCTAGAGTGTCgactagtgctagtgtacggggtggacaaaatgctggaggaactcagcgggtgaggcatttttgtctcaccttcgatttttccagcatttttgtccaccttcgatttttccagcatctgcagttccttcttacacaactagtgtacggggtgatcgttggctggcatggacttggtgggtcaaagggcctgtttccacactgtatctcttaaagtaaagtctaaaaaaaAATGAAGTCCTAACTAACTCCAGAATCAGATATGTAAATGCGATCAAAGACCTTGCACGCTGCTGGTGCAGTCACAAGGGtcccagcttagtttagtttcagttgagtttattgtcccgtgtaccgaggtacagtgaaaagcttttgttgcatgctaaccagtcagcagaaagacaacacatgattacaatcgagccgtccacagtgtacagatacaggataaagggaataacttttagtgctggataaagtccagcaaagttcataaggtcatgtgataggagcagaattaggccattcagcccatcgagtctactccgccattcaatcatggctgatctatctctcccagccccattctcctttcttatccccattacccctgacatccGCACTCTGTGTGCTTGCAGAGTCGTACTCGGTGCGTTGCAGCGATGGCAGCATCTCCACCTCGGTGGCCTCCGCGCAGCCCCAGCCGTCGACCAGCTCGGCGCCCAGCTCGCCGGGCTCCAAGCGCTCGGTCAGCACGCTGAAGAAGTGGTTGACCAGCCCGGTGCGCAAGCTGAGCGGCGGCGGAGGCGGCGGCGGCACCAACCGGCGCGTGAAGAAGCTGGAGTGCAAGGCCAAGAAAGAGGAGCGTCGGAGGAGCGCGGACAGCCAACGCAGGAGCATCGACCTAGGCATCGTCAACAGGGGCAGCGATGTCCACGACGTGGTGAGTGCCCAccaacccgcacactaacaccatcccaccaacccgcacactaacatcctacacacactagcacaatctacacttacaccaagccaatgaacctactaacctgcacgtctttggagtgtgggggaaactgaagatctcggccaAAACCCacgcggagaacgtgcaaactccgcaaggAACCAAGTCGCATATTTACGATTCTGATGACAGACGGAGATGCACGAGTCTCCCGAAcaaagtttaattcagtttagttttagagacacagcgcggaaacaggccctacgggtccgcgccgaccagcgatcgccgcacactcacaccatcccacacacacacactagggacaattttacacttacaccaagtcaattagcctacaaacctgcacgtctttggagtgtgggaggaaactgaagatgctgtagaaaacccacgcgggtcacagggagaacgtgcaaactccgtacagacagcgcccgtggtcaggatggaacccgggtctctggcgctgtgaggcggcaactctaccgctgcgtgcaACGCCATCCGTGCAGCCCTTTCGTTCCTACTTGTGCAACAACTTACGTCCCACTTGTAAATGGAACAGGAGGGGTGGCACAGCGGGcacagccgctgcctcacagcaccagagacccgggttcgatcccggccacgggcgctgcctgtacgaagtttgtactgtacgttctccccgtgacccgcgtgggttttctccgagatcttcggtttcctcccaggctccaaagacgcgcagctcagtgggtcaattggcttggtgtaaaatgtaaaaattgtccctggtgtgtgtgtgtgtgtgtgtaggatagtgttagtgtgcggggatcgctggtcggcgcggacacggtgggccgaagggcctgtttctgcgctgtacctccagACTAAACTTTGTTAGGGAGACTCGCGATCAGAATCGCGAATAGACGGCTTGGTTCTGTGTTCATCGTGCGGGACCCACCAGCCATCAGGTTAACAATAAACTCGAAGGTTAAGTTAGGGTCAATCGAGCATCGTGTATTACAACATCAGAACTCAGTGCCTGAAAAACCTGCACTGTAAAATCCAGTAACACTGCCTGTTTGAAGGACGACTTGTTCCGTAGATATGAACTAGTCAGTGTAACCCATCAGtaggttagacaaaagtgctggagaaactcagcgggtgcagcagcatctatggagcgaaggaaataggcaacgtttcgggacgaaacccttccgggtttcggcccgaaacgttgcctatttccttcagggtttcgtcgcgaaacgttgcctatttccttcgctccatagatgctgctgcacccgctgagtttctccagcacttttgtctaccttcgattttccagcatctgcagttccttcttcaacccaTCAGTACTTTTCTCCACATTAAAACCCCATTCACTTATTCTCATTCCACCTCCATATCTTTACTTTAAAcgttagactgtagagatacagcgcggaaacaggcccacagattcaccaccctctgactaaaaaaatttccttcctaaaggtatacgtcctatcattctgaggctgtgacctctggtccgagactctcccactagtggaaacatcctctccacagccgctctatccgggcctttcactgttcggtaacgtttcaatgaggtccgtctaaactccagcgagcacaggcccagtgccgtcaaacgctcatcgtacgttaacaatagacattagacaataggtgcaggagtagaggccatttggcccttcgagccagcaccgccattcaatgtgatcattcatggctgatcatccccaatcagtaccccgttcctgccttcccccccatatcccctgactctgctatctttaagagccctctctcttgaaagcatccagagaaccggccttccaccgccctctgaggcagagaattccacagactcgccactctctgtgagaaaaagtgtttcctcgtctccgttcgaaatggccgaccccttattcttaacccacTGGGAttgttctcgtaaacctcctctgagccctctccagagccggcatgCATCCCTCCTCAGACATGCGGCCCAGAACTGCTCTCGACATGTCGTGAGCAGTTCtgggccccatgtctgaggagggatgtgtgtCGGGTCTGGATAGGGCCTAGAGGGTTCGATGAGCAATAACACACAGCCTTGTCGAACCGCAGaaatccgcccccccccctcaccacagaGGCAATCGGACTTCTTTGTTGTTCCTGACAGAAGGACCGGAAGGATGGACCACCAAGCCCCCAGGAGTGCGGAGAAGAACGGATAACAGAAGTCATTCCGGAGGCATTATCTTCATTCCACCCAGACGCCCCAAAGATGGAGGCAGAAAAACAGGATTCCGCAGTAAGTCCATTCATCATCTCATAAATTCATCTTCGTACGTGAACAGGGTTgtcggttgtttaagaaggaactgcagatgctggaaaatcgaaggtagacaaaagtgctggagaaactcagcgggtgcaacagcatctatggagcgaaggaaataggcaacgtttcgggccgaaacccttcttcagactgatgttggttaattggcttagtacaaTCATAGATTGTCCCCTCGcgtgtgcaggatggtgttaagagccccgtcccacttacgtgtcctcggcgcgcaaattacgcgacctcatggtcgcgttgaggcgcacgggcaccgtgtggccgcgcgggggccggtcccacttagaagggcGGAGGTGTTATGGAGTTGTGCgccacatcgcgcggggctccgaaatttttgtagcgaacaaaatcttcgcgcgccagcggcctgtcgcgtaactgacggccaaagtgggacaggcccaagaccctggcgcgacgcaacgtctcacctccaacagcagcagaagcaggcaaacgatcgccgagctcggcctggggctcacggccgttgcggtccggatccgcccccacttctactcccagagcggggccaagaaaattgaagatagacacaaaatgctggagtaactcagcgggaccggcagcatctctggagagaaggaatggatgacgtttcgggtcaagacccttcttttcagactgaagaagagtctcgacacgaaacgtcacccattgcttctctccagagatgctgccggtcccactgagttactccagctttgtgtccatcttcaaatgacgtcacacgctccagatggctgtgc
Above is a window of Amblyraja radiata isolate CabotCenter1 unplaced genomic scaffold, sAmbRad1.1.pri scaffold_898_ctg1, whole genome shotgun sequence DNA encoding:
- the LOC116970451 gene encoding kalirin-like, with product MKSGHQRSGCACHYLFRKVLAKCGCCYRVRESYSVRCSDGSISTSVASAQPQPSTSSAPSSPGSKRSVSTLKKWLTSPVRKLSGGGGGGGTNRRVKKLECKAKKEERRRSADSQRRSIDLGIVNRGSDVHDVKDRKDGPPSPQECGEERITEVIPEALSSFHPDAPKMEAEKQDSA